Genomic segment of Sphingopyxis sp. QXT-31:
CGGCGGGTCTTCGATCGAGGTGCCGCCATTGGCGACGCCGGCGTCGTGCCACGCCTTCGCCTGCTCGGGCCCCTCCATCGCGAAACCGATGGTGCAGCCGTTGCCGACCGTCGCGGCTTCGCCGTCGATCGGCTTGCCGACGAGGAACAGCCCGCCGTTGTGCATGTAAATCAGCCGGCCCTTATCGTCGACGATCGCGGGCTTGCCGCCGAGCGCCGCGAAGGTCGCGTCGTAGAATTTCTTGGACGCCTCGATGTCGTTCGATCCGACCATATTGTGACTGTACATATCCTCTGCTCCTCCGGTTTTTGGTTGCGATTCGATACCTACCCTGCCCGTCCGCCCGGGACCAGCCACGAT
This window contains:
- a CDS encoding VOC family protein, producing the protein MYSHNMVGSNDIEASKKFYDATFAALGGKPAIVDDKGRLIYMHNGGLFLVGKPIDGEAATVGNGCTIGFAMEGPEQAKAWHDAGVANGGTSIEDPPGVREGGFGQLYLAYLRDPSGNKLCALHRVV